A single genomic interval of Flavobacteriales bacterium harbors:
- a CDS encoding type II toxin-antitoxin system HicA family toxin has product MRIPRDLTGQELIKALGKLGYEVTRQRGSHIRLTTSLNGTHHVTIPDHRPIKVGTLSGILSDIAAHHQMTREELLTLLF; this is encoded by the coding sequence ATGAGGATCCCGCGCGATCTCACGGGACAGGAACTGATAAAGGCACTGGGCAAGCTGGGTTACGAGGTGACCCGACAGAGAGGAAGCCATATCCGGTTGACCACCTCACTCAACGGGACGCACCACGTCACCATTCCGGACCATCGGCCGATCAAGGTCGGTACGTTGTCCGGCATCCTGAGCGACATCGCTGCGCACCACCAGATGACGCGTGAAGAGTTGCTGACTTTGCTCTTCTGA
- a CDS encoding SgcJ/EcaC family oxidoreductase: protein MKHKLLLTLPVALLLGCQAPEHKTTEPDNTPTTMSTTNHQNAIKELLFAYRDALNASSTDQVIPLYTTDGVFMPTGFPTAIGTEQVRQAYDGVFANIKLNIEFFIDEVEVDGDHAFARTKSRGTTLIHATGATVPEENRELFVLQRTDGNWKIARYMFNKMK, encoded by the coding sequence ATGAAGCACAAGCTCCTCCTCACCCTGCCGGTCGCGCTGCTGCTCGGCTGCCAGGCACCCGAACACAAGACCACCGAACCTGATAACACTCCCACGACCATGAGCACCACCAACCACCAGAACGCGATCAAGGAACTGCTCTTCGCCTACCGCGATGCGCTGAACGCCTCCAGCACCGACCAGGTGATCCCCTTGTACACCACGGATGGCGTGTTCATGCCCACGGGTTTCCCAACAGCGATCGGGACGGAGCAGGTACGGCAGGCCTACGACGGTGTGTTCGCCAACATCAAGCTGAACATCGAGTTCTTCATCGACGAGGTGGAGGTGGACGGCGATCATGCCTTCGCGCGCACCAAATCACGCGGCACCACGCTCATCCACGCCACGGGTGCCACCGTGCCCGAGGAGAACCGGGAGCTGTTCGTGCTTCAACGCACCGATGGCAACTGGAAGATCGCGCGGTACATGTTCAACAAGATGAAGTGA
- a CDS encoding 2-oxoisovalerate dehydrogenase, whose protein sequence is MKEIIFVVEESPEGGYEARALDHSIFTDGDDLEQLKANVKDAVATHFEADQMPKVIRLHMVKEIVIAA, encoded by the coding sequence ATGAAGGAGATCATCTTCGTTGTGGAAGAGTCGCCGGAAGGTGGCTACGAGGCCCGCGCGCTGGACCATTCCATCTTCACGGATGGTGATGACCTGGAGCAGCTGAAAGCGAACGTGAAGGATGCCGTGGCCACGCACTTCGAGGCCGATCAAATGCCCAAGGTGATCCGCCTGCACATGGTGAAAGAGATCGTGATCGCCGCATGA
- a CDS encoding VOC family protein, translating into MSRHVTGIGGLFFRANDHKALAKWYNDHFGINDESHGWIWQQDAGPTVFSPFKKDTDYFGSDEQQFMLNLRVQDIDGLLQKLEAAGVRIDPKRMDEDYGRFAWVYDPEGNKIELWEPK; encoded by the coding sequence ATGTCCCGACACGTCACCGGCATCGGCGGCCTCTTCTTCCGCGCCAACGACCACAAGGCCCTGGCCAAGTGGTACAACGACCACTTCGGCATCAACGACGAGTCGCACGGCTGGATCTGGCAGCAGGATGCCGGGCCCACGGTGTTCTCGCCGTTCAAGAAGGACACCGACTACTTCGGGAGCGACGAACAGCAGTTCATGCTGAACCTGCGTGTGCAGGACATCGATGGTCTGCTGCAGAAGCTCGAGGCGGCCGGCGTGCGCATCGACCCCAAGCGCATGGACGAGGACTACGGCCGCTTCGCGTGGGTGTACGACCCGGAGGGGAACAAGATCGAATTGTGGGAGCCGAAATAA
- a CDS encoding NAD(P)-binding domain-containing protein: MKIGVFGTGVVAQTIAEKLDSLGHTVVLGTRSVEQSMARADKDGFGRPPLKDWLAAHPTVKLGTFAEAAAHGELLVNATSGHGSMEALKHAGEAHLSGKVMLDIANPLDFSKGFPPSLSVCNTDSLGEQLQRAFPQLKVVKGLNTLTCFLMVAPRLLPEEHHMFLCGNDAGAKSEVRALLRSFGWTDAEMIDLGDITMARGTEQLLPIWVRLYGTLQDAMFNFRVVRMAKQA, from the coding sequence ATGAAGATCGGTGTATTCGGAACGGGGGTGGTCGCACAGACCATCGCCGAGAAACTGGACAGCCTGGGGCACACGGTGGTGCTCGGCACACGCAGCGTGGAGCAGAGCATGGCCCGGGCGGACAAGGACGGCTTCGGGCGACCCCCGCTGAAGGACTGGCTGGCCGCGCACCCCACGGTGAAGCTCGGCACCTTCGCCGAGGCGGCCGCGCACGGCGAGCTGCTGGTGAACGCCACCAGCGGGCACGGCTCCATGGAGGCGCTGAAGCACGCCGGCGAGGCGCACCTCAGCGGCAAGGTGATGCTGGACATCGCCAATCCGCTCGACTTCTCGAAGGGCTTTCCCCCGAGCCTCTCGGTGTGCAACACGGACTCGCTGGGCGAGCAGCTGCAGCGCGCCTTCCCGCAGCTCAAGGTGGTGAAGGGCCTCAACACGCTCACCTGCTTCCTGATGGTGGCCCCGCGCCTGCTGCCGGAGGAGCATCACATGTTCCTCTGCGGCAACGATGCCGGCGCCAAGAGCGAGGTGCGTGCCCTGCTGCGTTCCTTCGGCTGGACCGATGCGGAGATGATCGACCTGGGCGACATCACCATGGCGCGCGGCACCGAGCAGCTGCTGCCGATCTGGGTACGGCTGTACGGCACCCTGCAGGACGCCATGTTCAACTTCCGCGTGGTGCGCATGGCGAAACAAGCGTGA
- a CDS encoding methyltransferase domain-containing protein codes for MPVYDREHWERLWNKAVQEHAHVLAHRPPNAHFLSVAAKLPAGRVLDAGCGHGTESLWLAAHGWNVTAVDFSATALTHARSAAEALGPEVAGRVEWVQGDLGEWMPESNRYDLVVCLYVHVAVSVEELVHRLAAGVAPGGTLLLVGHRPIDPASGAPTPAAGQVQVSVEEALAALDPDRWTLVAAEDRPRREAGSGVDAVIQAVRKT; via the coding sequence ATGCCGGTATACGACCGCGAACATTGGGAAAGGCTCTGGAACAAGGCGGTGCAAGAACACGCCCACGTCCTTGCGCATCGTCCACCGAACGCGCATTTCCTGAGCGTCGCAGCCAAGCTCCCTGCCGGCCGCGTGCTGGATGCCGGTTGCGGGCATGGTACCGAATCCCTTTGGCTCGCGGCCCATGGCTGGAATGTGACCGCCGTGGATTTTTCGGCCACGGCATTGACGCACGCTCGCTCCGCAGCCGAAGCCTTGGGGCCTGAGGTCGCCGGGCGCGTTGAATGGGTCCAAGGTGATCTGGGCGAATGGATGCCTGAGAGCAACCGCTATGACCTGGTGGTCTGCTTGTATGTCCATGTGGCCGTCTCCGTGGAAGAACTCGTGCATCGCTTGGCCGCAGGAGTGGCGCCGGGCGGAACATTGCTGTTGGTCGGGCACCGCCCCATCGATCCCGCCTCCGGGGCACCGACACCAGCAGCCGGGCAGGTGCAGGTATCGGTGGAAGAGGCGTTAGCTGCGCTCGATCCAGATCGCTGGACTTTGGTTGCTGCTGAAGATCGTCCGCGCCGCGAGGCAGGCTCAGGTGTGGATGCGGTGATCCAGGCGGTCCGGAAAACGTGA
- a CDS encoding helix-turn-helix transcriptional regulator has protein sequence MIIDGDEYRIRMNEQLYHCALDVTMELVGGKWKTIVLWYLRKDKKRFSELRRLIPGITEKMLSMQLRQLEQDGLVRRTVYPEVPPRVEYELTAHGRTLLPLLEEIAAWGRMMGKKYGTIEKVVRPVKKKARQSLRV, from the coding sequence ATGATCATCGACGGCGACGAGTACCGGATCCGGATGAACGAACAGCTCTACCACTGCGCGTTGGACGTGACCATGGAGCTGGTCGGCGGCAAGTGGAAGACCATCGTGCTGTGGTACCTCCGCAAGGACAAGAAGCGCTTCAGCGAGCTGCGCCGGCTGATCCCGGGCATCACCGAGAAGATGCTCTCCATGCAGTTGCGCCAGCTGGAGCAGGACGGCCTCGTGCGCCGCACGGTTTACCCCGAGGTTCCGCCGCGCGTGGAATACGAACTGACGGCGCATGGCCGCACGCTGCTGCCCCTGCTGGAGGAGATCGCCGCATGGGGCCGCATGATGGGGAAGAAGTACGGTACCATCGAGAAGGTGGTGCGGCCGGTGAAGAAGAAGGCGCGGCAGTCGTTGCGCGTGTAG